The following are encoded together in the Lathyrus oleraceus cultivar Zhongwan6 chromosome 3, CAAS_Psat_ZW6_1.0, whole genome shotgun sequence genome:
- the LOC127129579 gene encoding uncharacterized protein LOC127129579, giving the protein MSFMNFTKELWKVAVKVHHKWIVISNDKEHIELIFVDADGTNVHVIVPINLKATFDSVLLVNNTYTVMNFLPRINDRMFKTSEHPYVIRFTPGTRVSDINKHEIPGKRLNFKPFAETISRNWKSDLLMLLDCNDTLNCTLWETYAVKFMNYIQMNNDGGPSIILLQYAKVKAEGKYPFSVLNTYNITNLLINEDVPNIVEF; this is encoded by the exons atgtctttcatgaacttc ACAAAAGAGTTATGGAAAGTTGCAGTAAAAGTACACCACAAATGGATTGTAATTTCTAACGATAAAGAGCACATTGAGCTTATATTTGTTGATGCAGAC GGCACAAATGTTCATGTTATAGTACCAATAAATTTGAAAGCAACATTTGATTCAGTTTTATTGGTTAACAACACTTATACTGTGATGAATTTCCTACCTCGAATTAATGATCGCATGTTCAAAACCTCAGAACATCCTTATGTTATAAGATTTACACCTGGTACTCGTGTCTCTGATATAAACAAGCATGAAATACCTGGTAAAAGGTTGAACTTCAAGCCGTTTGCTGAGACTATTTCTAGGAACTGGAAGAGTGATTTATTA ATGTTATTGGACTG CAATGACACATTGAACTGTACTCTTTGGGAGACATATGCTGTGAAATTCATGAACTACATTCAAATGAACAACGACGGTGGTCCGTCAATCATATTGTTACAATATGCAAAAGTTAAAGCCGAAG GAAAGTATCCGTTTTCAGTATTGAACACCTACAACATAACGAATCTGCTCATTAACGAAGACGTCCCGAATATAGTTGAATTTTAA